The Amphiprion ocellaris isolate individual 3 ecotype Okinawa chromosome 6, ASM2253959v1, whole genome shotgun sequence genome contains a region encoding:
- the tbx16 gene encoding T-box transcription factor 16 yields MQSIRDLKSNFSGPPPSSMAAGPDAYLQGNIRMTLEDPELWKTFHEIGTEMIITKPGRRMFPHCKVNLSGLIPCAKYILLVDMVPEDGFRYKWNKEKWEVAGKAEPQPPCRTYLHPDSPAPGSHWMKQSVSFLKLKLTNNTLDQHGHIILHSMHRYHPRFHIVQADDLFSVRWSVFQTFTFPETSFTAVTAYQNTKITKLKIDHNPFAKGFRDEGTNKKSRRSNKNPACLDKRTKMSDILKRDSAEEDSPPDFCQSSFDGYDGEEGDLPKRKDDESVKEERYSPWGAEREQNARTDSPAGADTRDMYSTEQLVPASASYQPYRFHEYGKSPSPSSSIGSSNSGSGRSSFESRVPDIATVPDHDSSKPRTQEIGPSHCGPQHLPGPQDYTGVLNMTMAQAGKPGVIGHHIYSPYGAEQPLGQWSGPGPAQYPPTHHLTADYTTQAVHHGYHHGNVAEWSQYPLFSYSCW; encoded by the exons ATGCAATCCATCAGAG ACTTGAAGTCCAACTTCAGCggccctcctccctcctccatggCTGCCGGCCCTGATGCCTACCTTCAGGGCAACATCAGGATGACTCTGGAGGACCCTGAACTCTGGAAGACTTTTCATGAAATAGGAACAGAGATGATCATCACTAAACCGGGCAG GAGGATGTTTCCACACTGCAAAGTCAATCTATCCGGCCTTATCCCATGTGCCAAGTACATCTTACTGGTTGACATGGTCCCTGAGGATGGTTTTAGGTATAAG TGGAATAAAGAGAAATGGGAGGTGGCAGGAAAAGCGGAGCCTCAGCCTCCCTGCAGGACCTACCTCCACCCAGACTCTCCAGCCCCGGGGAGCCACTGGATGAAGCAGTCCGTCTCCTTCCTCAAGCTCAAACTCACCAACAACACTCTCGACCAGCACGGCCAT ATCATTTTACACTCCATGCATCGCTACCATCCGCGCTTCCACATCGTCCAGGCAGACGACCTGTTCAGTGTCCGCTGGAGTGTTTTCCAGACTTTCACCTTCCCCGAAACATCCTTCACTGCAGTCACCGCCTACCAGAACACCAAG ATCACAAAGCTGAAGATTGATCACAACCCCTTTGCAAAGGGTTTCCGGGATGAAGGCACCAATAAAAAAAG CAGGCGTTCCAACAAGAACCCAGCATGTCTTGACAAAAGAACCAAGATgtctgacattttgaaaagggACTCTGCTGAAGAGGACAGTCCACCAG ACTTCTGCCAGTCATCATTTGATGGTTACGACGGAGAGGAAGGGGATCTGCCCAAAAGGAAAGATGACGAGTCTGTCAAAGAGGAGCGTTACTCTCCTTGGGGGGCTGAGAGGGAGCAGAATGCGAGGACGGACTCTCCTGCTGGAGCAGATACCAGGGATATGTACAGCACCGAGCAGCTGGTTCCTGCTTCAGCTTCCTACCAGCCCTACAG GTTCCACGAGTACGGAAAGtctccatctccctcctccAGCATTGGCAGCAGCAACAGTGGCTCGGGACGCAGCAGCTTCGAGTCCAGGGTCCCCGACATCGCCACCGTGCCCGATCATGACTCCTCAAAGCCCCGCACGCAAGAGATCGGCCCTTCCCACTGCGGCCCCCAGCACCTCCCGGGGCCCCAGGACTACACCGGGGTGCTGAACATGACCATGGCCCAGGCCGGCAAGCCGGGGGTGATCGGCCACCACATCTACAGCCCCTACGGAGCGGAGCAGCCCCTGGGTCAGTGGAGCGGCCCGGGTCCCGCCCAGTACCCCCCTACCCACCACCTGACCGCCGACTACACCACGCAGGCTGTGCACCACGGCTATCACCATGGCAACGTGGCCGAGTGGAGCCAGTACCCGCTGTTCTCCTACTCCTGCTGGTGA